TCTTCACGATCCCTTCACTTCGTGTCTTTGTGTCTTCGTGGTTGATTTCTCCGATATTGCGAAGATCTCCCTGACCTGCGCGATGTCGCGCACCTTGGGCGCGATGGGATTCAGCTTGCCCTTGACGAACATCTTCTGCCCCAGCAGGAGGTCCTTGAAGGGGTTGCGCGTCAGCAAGCCGTAGGCGGCCATCAACGGCACCTCGTTGAGGCGGCCACCGCGGCGCACCAAGCCCAGGAACAGGCGATAGAACAACGGCGTCTGCGGCTGGGCGGGCGTGACGCCGGACTCAAGCGCCATGGCGCGCAGGGTGTCCATGACGCGCGCGAGGTCAATGTCGCGCGGGCAGCGGGTAGCGCAGGTGGCGCAGGTGGTGCACAGCCAGATGCCGGATGACGCCAAGACCGTGTCGCGCATACCGAGCTGGACGCAGCGCAGCACCTGGTTGGGCGCCAGGTCCATGTCCGGCGCCAGGGGGCAGCCGGCGGTGCACTTGGCGCACTGGTAGCAGGCGGCGATGTTCTCGCCGCTGCGCGCCGCCACTGCCTCGGCGAAGGTCAAATCGGCGACGGGACTGCCGTCGCTGCGTGGGAACCGCACGATTGGTCTCCGGTGTGCTGCAACCCATCAGGGGCCTGTAGGCCCACCGGCAATCGCCGGACCGGGGATAGACGCCTTCGCCGCCGGCCGCGCCCGGGGCTGTCGTCGCACACACCAGCTATGTTATCAGCGGGCCGACCGCGAGTCAAGACTCTTGTGCCTTGCTTCACAATTCGGGGGGCGTGGCAACCTGAAGGGGCGCGCTGGTGTGTGTTCGACTTAGGTGGGGATCGCCCCTGGCTGCTCACTCGGAGGTGGCCCAGCCGCCCCCGGCTGGGAATGGGCGGCCACGGAGGGCCGCCCCTACAGGCTTTCCGACTCATCCCCACTCCGCACGAACACACCCGCGCGCTGCAGGTCGGCGCGCTGCAGGTCGGTTGACCGCCTCCGGGGGCGATGATATACTCGGAGCGCGCGGAGAGGTGCCCGAGTTGGCCTAAGGGGCGCGACTGGAAATCGCGTAGGGGGTCAAAAGCTCTCTCGTGGGTTCGAATCCCACCCTCTCCGCCATGCCGATCTTCCGATCGGCATGGCGGAAGAGCAGGTGAGCAGGTGAGCAGTCGAACAGGTGAGACTGCGAAACGGCGCCCTGCGGTCAAATGCTCACCTGTTCAACTGTTCACAGCGGGGTTCCTGCGATTGCCATTCATGTTCCAGAACCTCAAGGTGTACCAGAAGGCGT
This DNA window, taken from Armatimonadota bacterium, encodes the following:
- a CDS encoding 4Fe-4S dicluster domain-containing protein encodes the protein MRFPRSDGSPVADLTFAEAVAARSGENIAACYQCAKCTAGCPLAPDMDLAPNQVLRCVQLGMRDTVLASSGIWLCTTCATCATRCPRDIDLARVMDTLRAMALESGVTPAQPQTPLFYRLFLGLVRRGGRLNEVPLMAAYGLLTRNPFKDLLLGQKMFVKGKLNPIAPKVRDIAQVREIFAISEKSTTKTQRHEVKGS